One stretch of Pseudomonas azotoformans DNA includes these proteins:
- the tpx gene encoding thiol peroxidase — MAQVTLRGNPVQVEGELPKTGSTAPEFSLVAVDLSQASLETFAGKRKVLNIFPSVDTPTCATSVRKFNAQANDLTNTVVLCISSDLPFAQKRFCGTEGLDNVLSLSDFRNADFAVDYGVSLADGPLQGLTARAVVVLDENNNVLHSELVAEIGQEPNYEAALAVLK, encoded by the coding sequence ATGGCTCAAGTCACCCTTCGTGGTAATCCTGTCCAGGTTGAAGGCGAACTGCCGAAAACCGGCTCCACCGCTCCTGAGTTCAGCCTGGTTGCTGTCGACCTGTCGCAGGCTTCCCTGGAAACCTTCGCCGGCAAGCGCAAGGTGCTGAACATCTTCCCAAGCGTTGACACCCCGACCTGCGCGACCTCGGTACGCAAGTTCAACGCCCAGGCCAACGACCTGACCAACACGGTCGTGCTGTGCATTTCCTCTGACCTGCCGTTTGCCCAGAAGCGTTTCTGCGGCACCGAAGGCCTGGACAATGTGCTGAGCCTGTCGGACTTCCGCAACGCCGACTTCGCTGTCGACTACGGTGTTTCCCTCGCCGACGGCCCACTGCAGGGCCTGACTGCCCGCGCCGTGGTGGTGCTGGACGAGAACAACAACGTGCTGCACAGCGAACTGGTTGCGGAAATCGGCCAGGAGCCGAACTACGAAGCAGCCCTGGCTGTTTTGAAGTAA
- a CDS encoding MdtB/MuxB family multidrug efflux RND transporter permease subunit, giving the protein MNLSRLFILRPVATTLSMLAIVLAGIIAYRLLPVSALPQVDYPTIRVMTLYPGASPDVMTSAVTAPLERQFGQMPGLTQMASTSSGGASVLTLRFNLDINMDVAEQQVQAAINAATNLLPKDLPAPPVYNKVNPADTPVLTLAITSKTMLLPKLNDLVDTRMAQKIAQISGVGMVSIAGGQRQAVRIKVNPEALAANGLNLSDVRTLIAASNVNQPKGNFDGPTRVSMLDANDQLVSPAQYAELILAYNNGAPLRLKDVAQIVDGAENERLAAWANENQAVLLNIQRQPGANVIEVVDRIKALLPSITDNLPAGLDVTVLTDRTQTIRASVKDVQHELLIAIALVVMVTFLFLRRVSATIIPSIAVPLSLVGTFGVMYLAGFSINNLTLMALTIATGFVVDDAIVMLENISRYIEEGETPLAAALKGAKQIGFTLISLTLSLIAVLIPLLFMADVVGRLFREFAITLAVAILISLVVSLTLTPMMCARLLKREPKEEEQGRFYKASGAWIDWLIARYGSMLQWVLKHQPLTLLVAIATLGLTVFLYLVVPKGFFPVQDTGVIQGISEAPQSISFAAMSQRQQELAKIILADPAVESLSSYIGVDGDNATLNSGRLLINLKAHGQRDLSAAQVITRLQPEIDKLVGIRLFMQPVQDLTIEDRVSRTQYQFSMSSPDAELLALWSDKLVHALSQLPELTDVASDLQDKGLQVYLVIDRDAASRLGVSVSTITDALYDAFGQRQISTIYTQASQYRVVLQAQSGETLGPDALNQIHVKTTDGGQVRLSSLAHVEQRQAQLAIAHIGQFPAVMMSFNLAPGVALGKGVELINQTQKDIGMPVGVQTQFQGAAQAFEASLSSTLLLILAAVVTMYIVLGVLYESYIHPITILSTLPSAAVGALLALLLSGNDLGMIAIIGIILLIGIVKKNAIMMIDFALDAERNQGLDPQTAIYQAALLRFRPILMTTLAALFGAVPLMLATGSGAELRQPLGLVMVGGLLVSQVLTLFTTPVIYLYFDRLGRRWRKEPQSLEPVES; this is encoded by the coding sequence ATGAACCTGTCGCGGCTGTTTATCCTTCGCCCGGTCGCCACCACGCTGAGCATGCTGGCCATTGTCCTGGCCGGTATCATCGCGTACCGCTTGTTGCCGGTGTCGGCCTTGCCCCAGGTGGATTACCCGACGATCCGGGTAATGACCCTGTACCCCGGCGCCAGCCCGGACGTGATGACCAGTGCGGTCACCGCGCCGCTGGAGCGCCAGTTCGGGCAGATGCCCGGCCTGACGCAGATGGCCTCCACCAGTTCCGGCGGCGCGTCGGTACTGACCCTGCGTTTCAACCTCGACATCAACATGGATGTCGCCGAGCAACAGGTGCAGGCCGCGATCAACGCCGCCACCAACCTGTTGCCCAAGGACCTGCCGGCGCCGCCGGTGTACAACAAGGTCAACCCGGCGGACACTCCGGTGCTGACCCTGGCGATCACCTCCAAGACCATGCTGCTGCCCAAGCTCAATGACCTGGTCGATACGCGCATGGCGCAGAAAATCGCGCAGATCAGCGGCGTTGGCATGGTCAGCATCGCCGGCGGCCAGCGCCAGGCGGTGCGCATCAAGGTCAACCCCGAGGCCCTGGCGGCCAACGGCTTGAACCTGTCCGATGTGCGCACGCTGATCGCTGCGTCCAACGTCAACCAGCCCAAGGGCAATTTCGACGGGCCGACCCGTGTGTCGATGCTCGATGCCAACGATCAGCTAGTCTCGCCCGCGCAATACGCCGAACTGATCCTGGCCTATAACAACGGCGCGCCATTGCGCCTCAAGGACGTGGCACAGATCGTCGACGGCGCCGAAAACGAACGCCTCGCTGCCTGGGCCAATGAAAACCAGGCCGTGCTGCTGAATATCCAGCGCCAGCCGGGGGCCAACGTGATCGAGGTGGTGGACCGCATCAAGGCGCTGCTGCCGAGCATCACCGACAACCTGCCGGCCGGCCTCGACGTGACGGTGCTCACCGACCGCACCCAGACCATCCGCGCCTCGGTCAAAGACGTGCAGCACGAATTGCTCATCGCCATCGCCCTGGTGGTGATGGTGACGTTCCTGTTCCTGCGCCGGGTCAGTGCCACGATCATCCCGTCCATCGCCGTGCCGCTATCCCTGGTGGGCACCTTTGGCGTGATGTACCTGGCCGGATTCTCCATCAACAACCTGACGCTGATGGCGCTGACCATCGCCACGGGGTTCGTGGTGGATGACGCGATCGTGATGCTGGAGAACATTTCGCGCTATATCGAGGAAGGCGAAACGCCGCTGGCCGCGGCGCTCAAGGGCGCCAAGCAGATCGGCTTCACCCTGATTTCCCTGACGCTTTCGTTGATCGCCGTGCTGATCCCGCTGCTGTTCATGGCTGACGTAGTCGGGCGCCTGTTCCGCGAATTCGCCATCACCCTGGCGGTGGCGATCCTGATTTCCCTGGTGGTGTCCCTGACCCTCACGCCGATGATGTGCGCGCGCCTGCTCAAGCGTGAGCCCAAGGAGGAAGAGCAGGGGCGTTTCTACAAGGCCAGCGGTGCCTGGATCGATTGGTTGATCGCGCGTTACGGGAGCATGTTGCAGTGGGTGCTCAAGCACCAGCCGCTGACCCTGCTGGTGGCTATCGCCACCCTGGGACTCACCGTATTCCTGTACCTGGTAGTGCCCAAGGGCTTCTTCCCGGTGCAGGACACCGGCGTGATCCAGGGTATTTCCGAAGCGCCGCAGTCGATTTCCTTCGCCGCCATGAGTCAGCGCCAGCAGGAACTGGCCAAGATCATCCTGGCTGATCCTGCGGTGGAAAGCCTGTCGTCCTATATCGGTGTGGATGGCGACAACGCCACACTCAACAGCGGGCGTTTGTTGATCAACCTCAAGGCCCACGGACAGCGTGACCTGAGCGCAGCCCAGGTGATCACCCGTTTACAGCCGGAGATCGACAAGCTGGTGGGCATCCGCCTGTTCATGCAGCCGGTGCAGGACCTGACCATCGAAGACCGCGTGAGCCGTACCCAGTACCAGTTCAGCATGTCCTCGCCGGACGCCGAGCTGCTGGCGTTGTGGAGCGACAAGCTGGTGCATGCGCTCAGTCAGTTGCCGGAACTCACGGATGTGGCCAGCGATCTGCAGGACAAAGGCCTGCAGGTTTACCTGGTGATCGACCGCGATGCCGCCTCGCGGCTGGGCGTGAGCGTGTCGACCATCACCGATGCGCTGTACGACGCCTTCGGCCAGCGGCAGATTTCCACCATCTACACCCAGGCCAGCCAGTACCGCGTGGTGTTGCAGGCCCAGTCCGGTGAAACCCTGGGGCCTGATGCACTGAACCAGATCCATGTGAAGACCACCGACGGCGGCCAGGTGCGCTTGTCGAGCCTGGCCCACGTGGAACAGCGCCAGGCGCAGTTGGCGATTGCGCATATCGGCCAGTTCCCGGCGGTGATGATGTCGTTCAACCTGGCCCCCGGCGTTGCGTTGGGCAAAGGCGTGGAGCTGATCAACCAGACCCAGAAAGACATCGGCATGCCGGTGGGCGTGCAGACCCAGTTCCAGGGCGCGGCCCAGGCGTTCGAAGCCTCGCTGTCGAGCACCTTGCTGCTGATCCTGGCGGCGGTGGTCACCATGTACATCGTGCTCGGTGTGCTCTACGAGAGTTACATCCACCCGATCACCATTCTCTCGACCTTGCCATCGGCGGCGGTAGGGGCGTTGCTGGCCTTGCTGCTCAGCGGCAATGACCTGGGCATGATCGCGATCATCGGCATCATTCTGTTGATCGGTATCGTCAAGAAGAACGCGATCATGATGATCGACTTCGCCCTCGACGCCGAACGCAACCAGGGCCTCGACCCGCAGACCGCGATCTACCAGGCGGCGCTGCTGCGCTTCCGGCCGATCCTGATGACCACCCTGGCAGCGTTGTTCGGCGCGGTGCCGTTGATGCTGGCCACTGGTTCCGGCGCTGAGTTGCGCCAACCGCTGGGCCTGGTGATGGTCGGCGGGCTGCTGGTGAGCCAGGTGTTGACGCTGTTCACCACCCCGGTGATCTACCTGTACTTCGACCGCCTCGGGCGCCGCTGGCGCAAAGAGCCGCAAAGCCTGGAGCCGGTTGAGTCATGA
- a CDS encoding MdtA/MuxA family multidrug efflux RND transporter periplasmic adaptor subunit: protein MVDHSMQSSPRKSRRWLFGLLVLLVIAGLCWKFWPGSHKDGAEKPAGHAGKTGMMRPGFGGSAGPVPVRVAPAVLGEFPVYYKALGTVTALNTINVRSRVGGELVKIAFEEGQMVKAGDLLAEIDPRSYQNALLQAQGTLMQNQAQLKNAQVDVQRYRDLYAQDSIAKQTLDTAEALVLQYQGTVKTNQGAVDDAKLNLEFTRIRAPISGRVGLRQVDVGNLVAANDTTFLAVITQTQPISVAFTLPENTLETVLTRYHAGNKLPVEAWDRGDVKKQATGVLQSLDNQIDVTTGTLKFKARFDNKDQALFPNQFVNVHLLVDTLHNVVLAPSAAIQFGNTGTFVYVLDGDKKVKMQPLVVGDTDGDNTVIKEGLKAGDRVVLEGTDRLKDGSEIEVVNDSNEVPTTPTEHLQGKPGAKGETGVTAGKAQKVGS, encoded by the coding sequence ATGGTTGATCATTCCATGCAATCCTCCCCCCGTAAGTCCCGCCGCTGGCTGTTCGGCCTGCTTGTGCTGCTGGTTATTGCCGGCCTGTGCTGGAAGTTCTGGCCCGGCAGCCATAAGGATGGCGCCGAAAAGCCTGCGGGCCATGCCGGCAAGACGGGGATGATGCGCCCGGGGTTCGGCGGCTCCGCCGGCCCGGTGCCGGTGCGCGTGGCGCCAGCCGTGCTGGGAGAATTCCCGGTGTACTACAAGGCGCTGGGCACCGTGACCGCGCTCAATACCATCAATGTGCGTAGCCGGGTGGGCGGCGAGCTGGTGAAGATCGCCTTTGAAGAAGGCCAGATGGTCAAGGCCGGCGACCTGCTCGCCGAGATCGACCCGCGCAGCTACCAGAACGCCTTGCTCCAGGCCCAGGGCACGCTGATGCAGAACCAGGCCCAGCTGAAAAACGCCCAGGTCGACGTGCAGCGTTACCGCGACCTGTACGCCCAGGACAGCATCGCCAAGCAGACCCTGGACACCGCCGAAGCATTGGTCCTGCAATACCAGGGCACGGTCAAGACCAACCAGGGCGCAGTGGATGACGCCAAGCTCAACCTCGAATTCACCAGGATCCGTGCGCCGATCAGCGGCCGCGTCGGCCTGCGCCAGGTCGACGTGGGCAACCTGGTGGCGGCCAACGACACCACCTTCCTCGCAGTAATCACCCAGACCCAGCCGATCAGCGTGGCCTTCACCCTGCCGGAAAACACCCTGGAAACCGTGCTCACCCGCTACCACGCCGGCAACAAGCTGCCTGTAGAGGCCTGGGACCGTGGCGACGTGAAGAAACAGGCCACCGGCGTGCTGCAAAGCCTGGACAACCAGATCGACGTCACCACCGGCACCCTGAAATTCAAGGCGCGCTTCGATAACAAGGACCAGGCGCTGTTCCCCAACCAGTTCGTCAATGTGCACCTGCTGGTCGACACCCTGCATAACGTGGTGCTGGCGCCGTCGGCGGCGATCCAGTTCGGCAACACCGGCACCTTTGTCTACGTGCTGGATGGTGACAAGAAGGTCAAGATGCAGCCCCTGGTGGTCGGCGATACCGATGGCGACAACACCGTGATCAAAGAGGGCCTCAAGGCCGGTGACCGCGTGGTACTGGAAGGCACCGACCGCTTGAAGGATGGCAGCGAGATCGAAGTGGTCAACGACAGCAACGAAGTGCCGACCACCCCGACCGAACACCTGCAAGGCAAGCCTGGGGCTAAAGGGGAGACCGGCGTCACCGCCGGCAAGGCGCAAAAGGTCGGTTCATGA